The DNA region tacaaatattaaatttacaaGATTACTTAATtcccaaaaagaatgtttttTGTGTAACTTACAAGTTTTACTTTCAAGGAACTATAAGAAGACAAACAAAAAAGTAActaaagaaaaccaaaaaaaaaaaaaaaaacaaggaaaaggCACACTACATCGCTAAAACACATGAataaattggaaaaaataaaaaggaaatgaaaaggaaaaaaatgaaaaatattgtGAAGAAAAGAGGAATGCATGGCCAGATTTATTTGTTtcgtattttctttttctttgtataTCACAtttcttctttgttatttttttcaaaatatggtAAACATCATAAAATACTTTAGAAAGTAAAATGCATAAAtgcatatataatttttatagaTACATATAAAAGATGTAGTTTATCTTTTCtacctaatatttttttttttttataaccgtgCAAAACACGGACAAATTTACTAGTTAAtcaaaaagagagaaaacaagagagGTACGGTAACAAAAAAAAGTACCCAGAACCAGTAATGTACTAAATTTATTATTGGCATTCGCAAGAAAATAATGTACTCCTACTTAACAGCTTCCTGAAGCAATAAAGTTGACTTTTCACTGGGATCTCCACTTTGCAAAAGCTAACAATAAATTTTTgacatatatattaaaataaaacgTGTGCTCATcgatctttgtttttttttttgttgtttttttttgttttttttttttttttggatcgaTTCCACTATAAGACGTGAATAAGTATGCAATTTATTCAAATTTATTTACATGTGCTTTAGATTACTTATGAGGTTTCCACATGCTGACAACATGCCTTTGCGCTCACAACAATCTCGGAGCCATGTGAGCGGCAAGCTTGAACATTGATAATTACTTTGCATCAATCTCAAGTTAATTAGATTCCGTCAAATAAGTCCTCACTGCTTATGTCGAATCATTAGATGGATCTTAACAAATTCAATAATTCAGGAAGTATAAGCATTTTATGACCTGAACACCAAAAAGATTCCTTGACTTTTCGTTAGTTTACTTTTTCTTGGTCAGAAATGTGCACATTTTATAATAGTTACCTGAACATGGATCAAAGCTCATTTTAATTAATTCATCTGACACATATCACGATCTTCTTTAGACTGAAATATTAACAGCACGTTTCAAGAGAAACATTAGAAAAAAGTGATCTCTTCCCTATAAATCGTGGTTTCTAATGCTTAAGTAAAAACATATCTAGACGAAAGTAGTAAGAAAAATAGAGAGAAAAAGGCAGAAAGAGAGAAAAGCAAGTGTGAGAGAAGAATTGAAGAAGCATGAGTAGCATAGCTGAAAAATGGGAGCAGCTTAGCGGCAAAGAAAATTGGAAAGGGTTATTAAACCCCCTGGATCTTGATCTTCGAAAATACATCATTCAATATGGAGAATTAGCTGAAGCTACTTATGACGCTTTCATTTCAGAACAAGTGTCAAAATATGCTGGAAGTTGCAGGTACTCGAAAGAACACCTCTTTGCTAAAGTTGGACTAGATCCAGAAATGTATCACATAACTAAATTTTTTTACGCGACATCATCCTTTCCACTTCCCGAGGCCTTTATGATAAAATCATGGTCAAGGGAAGCATGGAGTAAGGAATCAAATTTCATGGGGTATGTTGCTGTGGCAACAGATAAAGGGAAGGCAGTGTTAGGAAGAAGGGACATTGTTATTGCATGGAGAGGAACAATTAGAACATTGGAATGGGTTAATGATCTTCAATTTTTACTAGTCCCTGCACCTAAAGTTTTTGGTGGTGGGAGTTCTATATTACCTTTGTTAAAACCATTGGTGCATCAAGGATGGAACAGCATATATACATCTGATGATCCAAAATCACCATTTAATAAGACCAGTGCTCGAGACCAGGTACAAATTTTGTCTTCACTTATTGGTAGTTTATATAGTTTTAGTTAGTCTGTTGTTGTATGTATGTTTGACTTTTCCCATAATGTTATATGACTTCCAtttggattaattttttttttccccacaaAACTGATATTGCATAATTCAAACACTAGTCTGTTGTACAGAGCAGTAGGAAGCCTCATTGACAATTCAAACTGGAAAATTTTCACGCCAATAGACTTCATGGAGTAGCGATAAAGATATTTGAATTAATATCTTACCCACAAACTTATGTGTTTTCGGGGCATAGTAAAAGTATGATTTATCCAATCCGACCAAGTTATGTATATTATTCAACCCTCTTGATTGCTAAATTTAGCTCATCTAAAATTGGGTTGATTTGGTCGACATGGCTCAAAATAACCCATGAGAAATCATGtccaaatatttaaattaactttttttttgtttcgtATGTTATATATTGATTTATTGGTTTGTTTGGTAACTAAataaattacaagaaaataaacaaacaaaattaaaatttggtaaGAGTTAGATGTGTTGGGCTATAACCCATTTAGCCCATTTTGACTCAACTCATTGCAACTCAACTAACTTCCGGACAGGGTGGGCCAATGactaattttcttttcaagATACTAAGATTAACGAAACTTTTTAAAGAAACAAACCCTCGAGAACCAAGGAAATTTAAGATTACTAGGGAGTTCCATCTTTTTATTTATCATGGCTtgctttttaaaaagaaaaaaaaaatctcttaacCAAAAAAATAGTAAGTGGGAATTAATGATATCCtttatctttcttgaattttctcctttttttcttcatcataAATCTATATTATGCTAATTCTTCATTGTAGGTCCTAGAAGAAGTGAAAAGATTAATCGAGAAGTACATGAATGAACAAGTTAGCATCACAGTGACAGGTCACAGCCTAGGTGCAGCACTTGCAACCTTAAATGCAGTTGATATAGTTTACAATGGAttcaacaaaacaagcaaagGCAAGGAGTTCCCGGTGACAGCTTTTGCATTCGCAAGCCCAAATGTTGGAGATCTCAATTTCAGGGCAGCATTTTCCAAACTGAAAAATCTCCATATTTTAAGAGTTGAAAACGTGTTAGATATTGTTCCAAAATATCCACCCATTGGCTATATAGATGTTGGCGATGTACTAATAATTGACACTGCCAAATCCGATTATTTGAAATCTCCAGGAAACTTGGGTACTCGGCATAATTTGGAGGCTTATTTGCATGGAGTAGCAGGCACTCAAGGTGTAGGAATAATAGTAGGAGAAATTTTGGGTGATTTTAAATTAGAGGTGAATCGTGATGTCGCTCTTGTTAATAAATCTACAGATGCGTTGAAGGGAGAATATGGTGTGCCTGCTAATTGGTGGGTTGAAAAGAACAAAGGGATGGTTCAGAAGGAAGATAAATCTTGGGTTCTCTTGGATCGAGAGGAGTATGAAATTTGAGAGCATTCAAatgttatgtttattttcaatttGGTTTAATTTGTTTTCATGTATGAGTTAATTTCCCTTTTATTAGATGTCCTCGAAGGGACAGGTATTAAGTTGCATCCATCTATCTTGTGCTATGTCGTCTCCGACTTGAAGTTTGGTTCGTTATGCCAGTGTAATGTTAGATAAAAATTTATTTGCGTTTGATGTTTACAGCAAAGTATACCATTTTACTATAGTAAAGTGATAAATTAAGATGAGAGTGTTTTTAATTAACTATGATctggtaaaaataatttatgttgagaaacatatttcatatatttattgAGTTGGTGTAAACATTATTTGCAGTAAGTTCAATTCTTGTCaaacaacaacattattatGCCAGGAAACgcttttctcctctttcttttctcagTTTCCTTATCTCCTGCTATATATGAAATCCAACTGAAGGAAGTACTAACCACTTTCTTAATAGgtgaaaataatttatatttctcaactttgctttaaaaattaagttCCGCCCCCAACTTTCAATAATAGATAGTCTTCCACCCTTATTCTATGTAATGTCTATTTTACTCTTACATTATCAACCTTAGTCtttattttatacttttttaaaattcatgatatttttcattttcttaattgatatgaatgttttttttttatagaaaaaagtaacaattattttttagaagaaaaaagagcaagaaaataCTAATTGAGTATATAAGTTTAAGACATTTATAATGAAATATGcagaataaaaataataattttattaatagTAATCAAAACTCCAATATCAATTTATACAATCGAAAAAATAGGTAACAATatctttaaaaatatattttaatgcaattaatataaaaataattaataaaaatagaggtaTATTTTATAACATTCCTAaaagattatctatttatattgtaAATGAGTTTAAGGttataatttagaaaatattggAGTAATGACAACCAAAATTCATATATCTTTGTAAACAATGgaaacaataaagaataagagAGGAATGAAacttaaatatatacatatacacacatgcacataaatacatatatacatacttaatgCATGCAATATTAAAATAACATTAACTCTTTGAGCAGGATTGCTAGCAACCTAGGAGTGCCACTATGTGCAAATGAATGTACTCCAAAAAAGCAGATAATATCTTATGTCCGAGTGCTGGTTGAGATGGATGTAACTAGACCACCTCCTGAGAGTGTGAAAGTCACGGATGCTCATGGCAAACTCTTTGATCAGTATGTCAGCTATGAGTGGTGGCCCTAATATTACCCCTTATGCTGCCAAATTGGTCATATATACCCTGATAAACAGACAAAATAACCTCAGAAACAACCAAAGCCTAAAGAGAAGAATAGGAACAATAAGGGGGACCCTAAGAAGGATAAGCAGGCATGGCAGAACAAAGGGGGATAGCCTAAAGTTCCTCAACCAGTTCAGGAACCTGTGCAGGGGACTAATAATGATGAAGAATGGCAATCAGTGAAGGGCAAAGGGGTGAATAAAGGAGCAAGTGCAAATCAGGAGCAGCTAGTAGAAACTGCAAATGGTTTTACACCACTATAGGAAACTACTTTCCAACAAATTTTTCAAGCTGCATTGACTATGCAAAGGGGTGGTCGGGGCAGTACAGGAAATGGGAGTAAACCTCCTAATCCTCCATCAACCTCTCAATGATTATAGCCACCTGGAATGTAAGGGGCTTCAATAAGCTTTTTAAGCACAAGGAGTTTAGTAGAGTAATGAATAAAGAGAATATAGTAATTATAGCTATTACAGaagatagagtagctaaacaaCATGCatcaaaaatcatgaaaaaggTATTTCCAGCATGGAGCTGGCATGATAACTATAATCAAACCAATAGAGGAAGGATCTGGCTAGCACGAGATCATAACGAAGTGGACCTCACAGTCTTAAGCGCTCACAATCAATTTATACATTGTTTACTGAGGGATATCAACACTGATAAGCAGATGGAGTTTACTGCAGTGTATGGTTTACACACCATTGTAGATAGGAAACCTATGTGGCAAGCTCTAGAGAATATAGAAGCAAATATAGTTAATCCATGGCTCATCATGGGTGACTTTAATGCAGTGCTTAATGGAGAAGATAGGATAGGAGGAAGTCAGATTCAGGATGCTGAAATTAAAGATTTTGCTGAGTGATAGACAATACAGGGCTTACTATAATGAAGTCCACTGGTCGATTCTACACTTGGACAAATTCACATATACATAGCAGGATTGACAGGGCCTTGGTCAACTCTGCTTGGATGAACATCTGGCCCCAGGTGGAGATGGAAGTGAAGGATCCTCAATTCTCAGATCATGCTCTACTTTGTGTCACAATTGGCAACATTCCATATATAGGAGCTAAGCCTTTTAGATTCCTGAACCACTTATGCAAGCATAAAGATTTCTTAGGGATTGTTCAAGAGAGTTGGGAGAAACCAGTATATGGCAATGGTATGGCACAGATATGGAACAAGCCTAAGAGTATGAATGAGGCAATGAAACACTTGAATACCACAAAATTCTTAAAGGTAGAAAATAGAATTCATGATACAAGGCAACAACTCCAGGACATCCAAGAGAAACGCAGGCTGATATTTCATGATCCTATGTTGTTTGAACAAGAAAGGATGCTGAAACAAGATTTGGAGAAATGGGTAATGGTTGAAGAGAATATTCTAGGGAGCAGAAGTCAAGAGTGCAATGGTTGAACTTAGGAGATACAAACTCagaatatttccatgccaaagATAAAAAGCGGAAGGAGATTTTGCAGTGCAGTAATCATATAAATAGGCTAATGGCAAAGAATGAGAGAGGTCTTAATAACAGAACATTCTAAAGGGATAAGATAT from Lycium ferocissimum isolate CSIRO_LF1 chromosome 2, AGI_CSIRO_Lferr_CH_V1, whole genome shotgun sequence includes:
- the LOC132048183 gene encoding phospholipase A1-II 1-like, translated to MSSIAEKWEQLSGKENWKGLLNPLDLDLRKYIIQYGELAEATYDAFISEQVSKYAGSCRYSKEHLFAKVGLDPEMYHITKFFYATSSFPLPEAFMIKSWSREAWSKESNFMGYVAVATDKGKAVLGRRDIVIAWRGTIRTLEWVNDLQFLLVPAPKVFGGGSSILPLLKPLVHQGWNSIYTSDDPKSPFNKTSARDQVLEEVKRLIEKYMNEQVSITVTGHSLGAALATLNAVDIVYNGFNKTSKGKEFPVTAFAFASPNVGDLNFRAAFSKLKNLHILRVENVLDIVPKYPPIGYIDVGDVLIIDTAKSDYLKSPGNLGTRHNLEAYLHGVAGTQGVGIIVGEILGDFKLEVNRDVALVNKSTDALKGEYGVPANWWVEKNKGMVQKEDKSWVLLDREEYEI